ATTAGCCCGGAAGGTAAGAGTGGTCATCTTGCAGTCAGGGCCGGTTGGCGTCTTGCATGGCGGCcagtcaccgttggtgtgtgagtgtgtgtgtgagtgggtcaaTTGTGCACTTGTTCTTgcgtttgatttgcactttgttgtacgtcgctctggataagagcgtctgctaaatgccacgtaatgtaatgtaatgtaattgtattgtAGTCCATTTAcgatttaacattttaaaaactaaaCCACCAATCAGCACCCCTTCTGTGCTTCATGTGGTGCAGGGATTGGGTCCTGGTTGCTATGACACCTATGACGCCAACATTGACTGTCAGTGGATTGACATCACAGATGTTCCACCTGGGAATTACGTCCTCAAGGTAACCttaaataaccattctattaGACAATTACGCATGTTAAAGtagttattttatttggaaaatgacCACTGAAACTCAAGAACAAGAGGACTGTGAACAAGAGGGTTTGTATTTTGGTCAAGCAGTAGTGCATTCATTTACATGGTTTATGATGGCATATAGTGAACCATTTAATGCATAAGCACAAAAGTATGTGATTACAATGTttgtaactgaacattctaatgcggGTGAGGCAATCACTAGAGACAATTGAAAGCAATAGTTCTAGAAGTGAgttttagaatttagaaatttgacatttttgcattcAAAGACCAACTGCCATTGATTGGATTCTGTTTTCAACTTGCAGGTTACAGTGAACCCAACTTTCCAAGTACAGGAATCGGATTTTTCCAACAACGTCGTGAGGTGTGACATTACATACACTGGATCTTATGTCCAAACACGCAACTGCCGGATAACTGGGTCAGTAAGCCATTACCGCAAGCATGAATTTTCCCCCAGTGATATTAAAATGCCATTATGAAAtggtaacattttatttatcctttTGAACTCattgttttctcttttgtaTTGTGTTTCCACAGCATCTAATCTACCCAATACGCAAATACAGTCATCTGAAGTGAAGTGGAGTGAAGATTTTACCCTGATGGAAATTAACACACAACTAACTGGGGatctttttttcatgcatagcTTTTTTACCATACAGTTTTGAAGGTTTAATTTTTATGAATGTCATCTATTTAGTTGGTCCATACTTTTGTTAaaactttttgtatttttcaactTATTTTGGACATTAATGTAAGAGATTTTGATAAGCGTTGtgattataaaatattaaatgtctgcatttctcTAACCTTATTGAAATTCAAAATAAGGAAGGAGGTGATGAGTGTTTGCACTAATATGtgattatatattacattttatagctttttaatggaaatttaatggaatttttttaataacataaATGGGCCAGTTTAACAGTATACATAAACTCctcaaaaataacaaacattaatttttcatttatttttgatataTTGAAGATTAGATTATATAAGAAAAGATAAGATTAATTAAATCatttgtgtatgattgtgtaTTTTTCTTAAACCAGCCACCCAAACAATGTTCAAATATTGGCTAGGAGGTTTTAATGTACCACATATcattatgtatgtttgtatgagtCTTTCTTCCCACATACAATTTAGTGGAATGCTGCTCAAGCAGATCAACTTGAATACTTCTTGTAAAATAGTTTTCGTTTTTTGTTCCTAATgggtgaatgtacagtatttagaGCCCTTTTCTTTAGCTTGTTttgtattaaataattgttattttatgtgAGTATGAACCAAAAAATGTACTAAAAtctaagaataaataaattgaaaaactgTGTATGAGAATTTGTTCATTACCATTATCGTGATGAGATTCTTTTGCAATTCACTCATCTTGAATGaatatgtacacatgtacagtatcttGTGTAGTATCTACGGTATGCTTTGTGAAAACATTGATTCTTGCGAGAAGTGGCTCAGTCAAATACACACCAGTCTATCCTAACAGAATATTCTTCCTCAGTTTCAAACTTTGTCCTAATCACATATTGTATTCAAAAACAAACCCAATCATAACTATGGTAGTTCTCTGTCAGTGCTCTGTCCAAAAACGTTAATCACAATAATGCTTTCCCCGAAAGATATTCTGCTCAGGGCTGTCCAATAAGACAACATTGttaatggtaggcatttatatagggcctttatccaaagcactgtacaattgaggcgtctcattcacccattcatacacacactcacacaccgacagcgattgactgccatgcaaggcaccgaccagctcatcaggagcatttgggggttaggtgtcttgctcagggacacttcgacacagcccgggcaggggattgaaccggcaaccctccgactgccagacaactactcttactgcctgagccatgtcgcccctattgTATTCTCTTAAAACCTACAACCAACCTATAATGACCTGATATATATTTAGTAATCTTTGTCCAAAGAAGGATAAATATGAAAACCAATCCAATTGGATGCTACTAGTCCTGGTGGCACActagtacagtatatacacagcaCAGTGCAATGATGCTAGACAGCTATCTGTTCattcagacaggcaggcagacagatagatagatattcAACCTACTCAGTCCAAAACTTAATGCCAGCATGGGCATTGATgatatatgaaaaaataatcaaaattaaTTTAGTTAACCATCAGCTGCCCAATGACCTATGGTTGCCAGATTAGCCTCGGTATGTTATTCAAACTGTCTGGAGAGATTTCGCTTCCCTCCACCAAAGCCATTCTGTCTGTCTAGGAATTCCAGTATATTTACTAGTCACAATGTCAACCAAGAACATGCCTTAGACGTATTTACGTAATTACACAAATTCAACATTACTCAAGATTTACACTGATGGAAGCATGGAACAGTCCATGTTTAAAATTTTTACTGACTACATTCAGGGGAATGCATTGAACTTGATGAATGCGCTTTGAAAGGAAGCTTGTACAAAGCATTTCCCCATTTGAGATTTTAAACATGCCACTGAGGCAAGAGGAAAAGGTTTTTGTTTGAGCAGCTGAGCACAGGGCAGACGGATCCAGAACCCAGCAGGGAGACAGATGACACAGATTGGGCTCATCACTGCTGCCAAAAACTACAAGCCCCCAAGATCCAGGACAAACCTCAGTGCTTAGTTTTAAGTACACCGTATTACAGGTGACTGCAGGGGAAATTAATCTGGCAGGCTTTAGCTCTGGACAAAATGATTCAGTATTGGATATTTCTGTTGACATGAGTTTTACCCAATATTACCATAGCTCGTACAGGCCAAGCAAAACTGGCAGAAATAAAACAGGCTGTGGGAATTTAACACTGATCGGCTGTGAATCACTTACAGTCGCGGAGGGAAAGCCGCTAAACCTTGGGTCCCGGGCCAATCAAAGCCTGTGCAATCATCTTAGGTGATTTAATCATTACCTTGATTAAAGATGGAGGAAGGATGGAGAGCacagggtggtggtggtggtggtggtggtggtggtgttagaTAAATGATGGCTGGTTGAGTGTGCTTGTGAATGTGTTAATCCTTGGGGCAGCATGTTGAGTGGGCCTGTTCTGTTTAGacggtgaggaacagccaagtTCCACAGTTCATCTGGGGAAACCAGCTGAAGGCTGCTGGGTTCGGTAGGTCTTCCAGCCATAACATTCCCAACGCCAGACCTGGGAGTGTGGGGCACTTACACTAGCAGCAAATATCGCTGCTAAAAGcaagaaatgtattattttctcCTAGATATTATGCGATATTTGCAACATAGCCTCACATTTATGATAAATTATTATGAATTGGTTTAATTTAAATTACTTACAGAGTTACTTACAATGTAGTTGAAAGTCACatctatgcaaaaaaaaaagaaaaatacttcACTTTACTGGGTCATTATGAAAAGTGTGCATGATGCAAAATGTTGTTTAAAAACCATTCAACTAATTCAGGAAAacatctataataataataattactcatGCGTCTAGACATTGGCAAACAAACATTTATGCTAAATGAATAACACTGTATAAAAGTTTTATTACAACAggttgtatatttatttattaataatatacTCATTCAGACTCTCAGGTCCCATTATATTcagcaaaaataacacaattctGTCATCTGGATTCTGCTTCAGTTTGTGACAACACACTGCCATTGCTGAGTAACAGAAAGtacatttttccaaatttgAGGGACAGGCCCCAAAAAGATCTGCTTCAGCAAGTTACATCATAAACTGCCAGTTCCCAAATATCACTGCGTAGCCACAACCGTGCTTTTCACCTGAATACCACCCAGGGTTGTTTTCATCTGTCAGCATAGGAAAAAAACACTCTGCACCATTTCTAAGATGCTAATGTTTCATGAACCACAACGTAGGCTATGGCAGTTCGTTTCTTCTGCACACAATAatggaaacaaaattatatatatatatatatatatatatatatatatatatatatatatatatatatatatacttatattACTTATATACTTATATACTTATATTTTTTAACAACACATATTTTCTATTATAATAGCATATTAAACTTTTAATACTTTTTAACTCGTTAAACCATATTTCTATCCACCATTTGGAATGCTCAATTGTCCAAAGTTGTCAAAAGCCCACAGCGTTGTTGTAACACCTTATTCAATTTTGGCAGGTGCAGACCTGCACGTGGAACTCGTAAAGTTTGTGTAGCCAGCGCCCTTCTCTTTTCCTTTCTGCAGCCAAACCTCTGCCACACAGAGTCATGTCACATGATGGACCACACATCAACTAGCACAGGCAGACCACAGGTGCTCCAGCTACCAGAGAACGTGCTAGGGataggcctgtagcgtagtggttaaggtaaatgactgggacaggcaaggtttgtggtttgaatcccagtgtagccacaataagatccgcacagccgttgggcccttaaccctgcattggtccaggggaggattgtctcctgcttggtctaatcaactgtatgtcgctctggataagagcgtctgccaaatgccaataatgtaatgtaataggaTATTTCCTGCCACAATTAGCCTTCAGTCCCAGTTGTGTAGCCCTCTCTCAGCTTTACCTGGCACTGAAATGGTCAAGATAAGACATAATTAGTGCTTTAGCTGGATACATAATCAGAGATATCCTTATTCATATAAGCATATGTATCTTAATGAATATACATTGTATTTTAGCCTCATTGAGCAGGTTGTCATTGGTCATCTTACAATGCAGATGGAAGACCCACCTCTTCGGActatcagaatcagaatcagaatcagaatcagaatctctttattcgccatgtagttttacgtacaaggaatttgctgtggtttgtgggtgcatGCAAATAACATAAAGAATGATACCAAAAAAATAGGAACATAGATATATAATAAGGTGGAATGTGATCTaggtaaaaataagtaaatatatacaatattgaTAACCAAACTGCAGGGGGtccaggagggggtctgtgatGGATTTGAGGTGGGACAGCACAGGGCGCTCAAAAGACTTCATCACCACAGAGGTCAGGGCGACGGGTCTGTAATCATTCAGTCCTGTGATCCTTGGCTTTTTGGGGACAGGGATGATGGTGGAGGCCTTGAAGCAATCTGGTACATGGCAAGTCTCCAGTGAGGTGCTAAAAATGTCAGTGAACACCGGAGACAGCTGATCGGCACAGTGCTTCAGGGTGGATGGAGAGACAAGAGTCTGGCCCCTACTGCTTTGCGGGGGTTCTGCCTCTTGAAGATCCTATTGACATCTCTTTCCAGTGAGGACAGAGGTGTCTCTGAGGTGAGTAGCTGTGGAGTGACCCAGGCTCCTGCTGTGatagaggaggtgggggaggaggggggctggagctggtGGCTTTTGTCATGGGGGATGGTGTCAGGACTGTCCCATTGACCTTCAAAGCGACAGGAGAACTCATTCAGGTCGTTGGCCAGGCGTGAATTGTTCATGGAGTggggggtttttgttttgtaattagTGATCCGTCTGAACCCTTTCCAGACAGAAGCAGAGTCATTCATATATTTTGGCCTCCAAAATTCATCAAACTTGCCCACATTTTGATCTCATTAGGTTTGACTCTTGACAGTTGGTTATGCTAACAATATAGTGGCACTATAATATGGTTTTAATCATTTCTTCATCACTGCTACTTGTTAACTGTTATCCTCTTCTGTAGTCAGTGTAGATCTTGTACTATAGTTCTACTGTGTGCACCTGAACATAGATTTTTAATCACtctaattataatataatataatataatataatataatataatataatataatatgagaGAACCTGATCATATTGATATGAGTGTGCCTTGGGGTTAACAGAGAGGCATACCAAATATGCTGGACTACGTTCATTTGActctcaatttatttttgtttctctcaCAGTTTACGACCGAATGACTGGaagttctttttaaaaataacagcacGCACCTGGACAGAACAGCAGCAGCCTGCGATGCTAGGTGTGGTAAGCGGCCCGTTCTACACATCGTTATAATTTAACGAGGAGACTGTCTGAAAGCAAAGAATATACTCTTACGTGTTTGGTATGTTTTCCTCACAGCTCCAAAGCAAATATCAAGCAGTCAATATGACAGCTTGGCAATACACGTCTGTTTTTTAGCAATGTGAGAtcctgttattttattatttttggggAATGAGGTGGGACAGGGTGGAGAAGCAAGCAGgatagggtggggaggggtcgCCAGACAGCTGCCATCCTGTTAGTTTTGGTCCGACTACAGTCCTAAATACCGCCCATGTTCCGCCTTTGGTTTTCAACTGGGAGGGCAAATGAGAGGGCAATCCtatcagggcggcctgtagactagcggttaaggtacatgaccgggacccgtaaggttggtggttcgatccccggtgtagccacaatgagatccgcactgctgttgggcccttgagcaaggcccttaaccctgcattgcaccaggggaggattgtttcctgcttagatCCATcatctgtaagtcactttggataaaagcatcagccaaatgacatgtaatgtaacctgTTGTCTCTGGATGCCCTGTGTTTAACGAGGTTGCAGACAAGACGCATTTTAGGCACCCTTGGGTCCTGCCCAAGCTCTATTAGCATAAATATTTAACACTCGCCATTCCGCAGTTGAACTGATTAATTCctttgaacacattttcaaaagcaTAAAAACTATCCTGGCACTTCATCAAAACCACTGTTTTACAACCAACAGGCCAATATGAAATGTCTGGGAATAGATTCTTGACAAATCAATTCATTATATTTagttattttcttaattttacaGGGACcattttttatgtaaatatcTGTTGCATCAGATAATGAtcaaaaactacattttatgTGCAGGTTATACAGTAGCAATAAGTAAGATAAGGTGATAACAGAACAGTTATGAGACAGATCAACAATACCATAACATTTAATGTGTGAATGATGCCATGAAGTCTCAGATAACTAACAAAATCATAAAAACTTAACAGTacagaacattttttatttacactgtTAAGAACTAAAACATCGTAATTTGATTCCTTAATTACTTCATTTTTCAGATCGTTTGCGATGCCCATGTCGTCTAGATGAATCTTGTGCGACTGTACAAACCAGACAGGCCGGTGTCACCCATAGACTGGATGTCACCTCAGATCCGTGTAAATTAAACCTGTCTTCTCAAcataaaattgtaaattaaattGCATTTGCAGGAGTGAAGCGCCCTCTTGTGGCCAACAATGAATACAGCCGTTTAACGGTACCGTTTGTGTTGTGAGAAGAGTTGAATAAGGATACATTTTAAAGCGCTGTTTATTCTATAGATAATAATCTTACTGTCTCATGCGTAAAACACATATACAACTTAAAATTGAGGTCGGGCTTCAATTTGTCAACTTTGACTCACAATTAGAAGCCATAATTATTGGGTGTTTTCACAAACACAGGTTGGTGATTTCACTCTTTAAAATCTTTACAAATAATTGCCTAACTTAGTTGAATGTAACGCTTGCATTTATATTATGGACAAATTTTGACTCGACCCAGCCCAATCTACAATGTCTTCACAATTAAACTTTTTAAGGTGATAGTTcatgcgcatatgtgtgtgtaaatatgtatgtGCACGCCTACTACCGTACATACGGTGAAAAGCCAGTGTCCAAAATGGCGTCCTCCAGTACCATGGGCTTCGGATCCTCACCCTTTCTAATAGTTTCACTAATATGTGTGTTGACACTGGAATTGGCTTCTGCCAAAGAAAGAACCAAAACGGTGGAATTCGACGTAAAACCAGGGGGAGTGGTACATACCTTCACTAAGAAAATCGTAAGTGAGCAAACATTTCTACAAGCATAACTAGTATTAGCTAACAGCTATACAGATATATAGTCGTTCGACTAACGAGGCGACTTGCTAACCATCTCGCTAGTTTCTGCAACTGAATGAAAATGTGGTAGCTAACTAAATGGATTACAGATGTGCTGTTAAAATGATTCCTAGCCTGTTTCAAATGTTAGCTAATGAGAACTAGGCTTATCTTACGTGTATCTATGACCAAAAACTATTAtttgcaaatgcatttttaaataaacttgATAAATAGCTTATATTggtattgttctttttttatttgttgcataATTTAACATGGTTAAAAATGCGGGTTGCTCACAATGCACCTTTTGTATGTGGTTCGTATGAAAACCCGACACCGACGAATAGAAAGCTTCCACGGAGAGGCCGACACGTCATTGCGGAAGATAAATTGACAGGGGACGTTTTCATTGGGTAGTGGGTGTAGCTAGACGATTCCAAAACACGGCAATTTACGCCGCCTGATTGGAGAGAAACAAAGTAGGAAACTTGATATCGGACCTGCTGCCTGTTAATGGGCTCCAAATCAGCCTGGCTCGATTTGTAGAAGTGGAACTGTAGTTACCGCGTCATTCGCAGGCCAGTGATCGGGTGAAATTGGGTTGAGGTTCATCTCTGGGGGATTTCCCGGGCCCTTTTTGTACCTTATTCTGACAGGGGGGAAACAGGGAGGCGGTGTCACAGTAAAGTGAGACATCCCAGCATCAAACCCTGGCCACTTCGGTCGGATTCCTGTGGGTTTGAGAATGCACTGCACTGCCCTACTTGCCCAAGAATGTAATTGAACTCACCGCTGTgtttgtcttcctcagaaaaaGTACGAATGCTCGTTCACGTACGCATCTCAAGGTGGAACAAACGAGGTGAGCTACACCACAGCATTGAAactttttatttgtgtgatAATTTGGTAACAATCCACAATCCACTAAAATCATCCTGGATAAAAACCTGGACAcggtacactgtaaaaaaaaaaaaacaaacaaaaaaagaaaatgtgtgtcccgacaaaaataaataaataaataaataagtaaataaataaataacacaaccCGTGGCTGTTTCACAGAGAGTCTGATTTTTGCATCATGTTTGTACAGCAATGGCAAATGAGTGTGGGCCTGAGTGAAGATGAAAGCCActtctcctgctctgtgtggagGTAAGT
The sequence above is a segment of the Conger conger chromosome 4, fConCon1.1, whole genome shotgun sequence genome. Coding sequences within it:
- the mydgf gene encoding myeloid-derived growth factor, whose product is MASSSTMGFGSSPFLIVSLICVLTLELASAKERTKTVEFDVKPGGVVHTFTKKIKKYECSFTYASQGGTNEQWQMSVGLSEDESHFSCSVWRPQGKSYLFFTQFKAEIKGAKIEYARAYSQAGVGGHSDVALKEEEYTVGDHTVTQKDGKFHAELSKLTIIGQTRHDEL